One Thermoflexus hugenholtzii JAD2 DNA window includes the following coding sequences:
- a CDS encoding flavin reductase family protein, translating into MDPEVRKRTLRLITYGLYVLTAADGEEIAAGTINWLSQASFQPPLVMVGIKKDSHLHALIERTGKFAVNILGAGQKEIASAFFRPTQVAEGKLNGYPFEWGPRTGAPLLVDLPAWFEAQVTDAVRRGDHTVFVAEVIEAGLRDPEARPLVMWDTGWFYGG; encoded by the coding sequence ATGGACCCGGAGGTCCGCAAGCGCACCCTGCGGTTGATCACCTACGGCCTGTATGTGCTCACCGCCGCGGACGGAGAGGAGATCGCGGCGGGGACCATCAACTGGCTCTCCCAGGCTTCCTTCCAGCCGCCCCTGGTGATGGTGGGGATCAAGAAGGACAGCCATCTGCACGCCCTGATCGAGCGGACGGGGAAGTTCGCGGTCAACATCCTGGGGGCTGGACAGAAGGAGATCGCCTCGGCCTTCTTCCGTCCCACCCAGGTCGCCGAGGGGAAGCTGAACGGTTATCCGTTCGAATGGGGGCCGCGGACCGGCGCACCCCTTCTGGTGGACCTGCCGGCCTGGTTCGAGGCCCAGGTGACCGATGCGGTGCGTCGGGGGGACCACACCGTGTTCGTCGCCGAGGTCATCGAGGCCGGCCTGCGGGATCCGGAGGCCCGGCCGCTGGTGATGTGGGACACGGGATGGTTTTACGGGGGATAA
- the eno gene encoding phosphopyruvate hydratase, with translation MAHTLDFPTRIEMVRAREILDSRGNPTVEVEVRLADGTVGWAAVPSGASTGAHEAWELRDEDPARYLGKGVLRAVENVRSRIAEELVGWDALDQAGIDEALISLDGTENKRELGANAILGVSLAVAAAAARSLGLPLYRYLGGVAARVLPVPMMNILNGGKHADDSADLQEFLILPLGAPSFAEALRWGAEVYHHLKKVLKKRGYSTNVGDEGGFAPSLKSNQEAIELILEAIQAAGYTPGEQIALGLDAAASELFQDGVYVLRKEGRTLRAPELVELYARWVEQYPILSIEDGMAEDDWEGWRLLMERLGGRIQLVGDDLLVTNVSRIRRAIAERACNALLCKVNQIGTLTEAIEAARLAQRAGWGLIISHRSGETEDTFIADLAVALNAGQIKTGAPCRSDRVAKYNRLLRIEEELGEAARYAGRSAFPGWA, from the coding sequence ATGGCGCACACGCTGGATTTCCCCACACGGATCGAGATGGTGCGGGCGCGGGAGATCCTGGACTCCCGGGGCAACCCGACGGTGGAGGTGGAGGTGCGGCTGGCCGACGGCACGGTGGGGTGGGCCGCCGTGCCCTCTGGGGCCAGCACCGGCGCCCACGAGGCCTGGGAGCTGCGCGATGAGGACCCCGCCCGCTATCTGGGGAAGGGGGTGCTGCGCGCGGTGGAGAACGTCCGCTCCCGCATCGCCGAGGAGCTGGTGGGATGGGACGCCCTGGACCAGGCCGGCATCGATGAGGCGCTGATCAGCCTGGATGGGACGGAGAACAAGCGGGAGCTGGGGGCCAACGCCATCCTCGGTGTCAGCCTGGCCGTGGCGGCCGCCGCCGCCCGCTCCCTGGGCCTTCCCCTCTACCGCTATCTGGGCGGCGTGGCGGCGCGGGTGCTCCCGGTGCCCATGATGAACATCCTCAACGGCGGCAAGCACGCCGACGACTCCGCCGATCTGCAGGAGTTCCTCATCCTGCCGCTGGGCGCCCCCTCCTTCGCCGAGGCCCTCCGCTGGGGAGCCGAGGTCTACCATCACCTCAAGAAGGTCCTGAAGAAGCGGGGCTACAGCACCAACGTGGGCGACGAGGGGGGTTTCGCCCCCTCCCTGAAGTCCAACCAGGAGGCCATCGAGCTGATCCTGGAGGCCATCCAGGCCGCCGGCTACACGCCGGGGGAGCAGATCGCCCTGGGCCTGGACGCCGCGGCCAGTGAGCTCTTCCAGGACGGCGTCTATGTGCTGCGGAAGGAGGGGCGGACCCTGCGGGCCCCGGAGCTGGTCGAGCTCTACGCCCGCTGGGTGGAGCAGTATCCCATCCTTTCCATTGAGGATGGGATGGCGGAGGACGACTGGGAGGGCTGGCGGCTGCTGATGGAGCGCCTGGGGGGCCGGATCCAGCTGGTGGGGGACGATCTCCTGGTGACCAATGTAAGCCGCATCCGGCGGGCCATCGCCGAGCGGGCCTGCAACGCGCTGCTGTGCAAGGTGAACCAGATCGGCACCCTCACCGAGGCCATCGAGGCGGCGCGGCTGGCCCAGCGGGCGGGCTGGGGGCTGATCATCTCCCACCGCAGCGGGGAGACCGAGGACACCTTCATCGCGGACCTGGCCGTGGCGCTGAATGCCGGGCAGATCAAGACCGGGGCGCCGTGCCGCAGCGATCGCGTGGCCAAATACAACCGGCTGCTGCGCATCGAGGAGGAGCTGGGGGAGGCCGCCCGATACGCCGGCCGCTCCGCTTTCCCGGGATGGGCGTAG
- a CDS encoding DegV family protein, whose protein sequence is MIRVVTDSGAHLPPALFEELGITVVPLVVNMGGQTYYEGEDLDLEAFYDYLRSSPTLPTTSQPPVGRFYEVYRRLSEEGATIISLHLSSALSGTYAAAVAAREMLPGADIHVVDTQLISVPQGILVLEAARMARAGATAKEIVERMEFMRAHTVFYFVLDTLEYLAKGGRVSHIQALMGNVLQLKPILKLHEGRIEAHERVRTTQRARARLQELIREYARGRKDLRIGVMHTRLPEVAEAVARALREELRPAEIFVAEAGPAVATHAGPGGLGLACYGEEAEGGGA, encoded by the coding sequence ATGATCCGCGTGGTCACGGACAGCGGCGCGCATCTTCCCCCGGCCCTCTTCGAGGAGCTGGGGATCACCGTCGTCCCTCTGGTCGTGAACATGGGGGGACAGACCTACTACGAGGGGGAGGATCTGGATCTGGAGGCGTTCTATGACTACCTGCGGTCCTCCCCCACGTTACCCACCACGTCCCAGCCGCCGGTGGGCCGGTTCTACGAGGTCTACCGGCGGCTGAGCGAGGAGGGCGCCACGATCATCTCACTGCACCTCTCCTCGGCCCTGAGCGGGACGTATGCGGCGGCCGTCGCAGCGCGGGAGATGCTGCCCGGGGCGGATATCCATGTGGTGGACACCCAGTTGATCTCGGTGCCCCAGGGGATCCTGGTGCTGGAGGCTGCCCGCATGGCCCGGGCGGGGGCGACGGCGAAGGAGATCGTGGAGCGGATGGAGTTCATGCGAGCCCACACGGTCTTCTACTTTGTGCTCGATACCCTGGAGTATCTGGCCAAGGGCGGGCGGGTGAGCCACATCCAGGCGCTCATGGGGAACGTGCTGCAGCTCAAGCCCATCCTCAAGCTGCACGAGGGACGGATCGAGGCCCACGAGCGGGTGCGCACCACCCAGCGGGCCCGGGCCCGGCTCCAGGAGCTGATCCGGGAATACGCGCGGGGGCGGAAGGACCTGCGCATCGGGGTGATGCACACCCGGCTTCCGGAGGTGGCGGAGGCGGTCGCCCGCGCGCTGCGGGAGGAGCTGCGGCCGGCGGAGATCTTCGTCGCCGAGGCCGGCCCGGCGGTGGCCACTCATGCCGGGCCCGGCGGGCTGGGCCTGGCATGCTACGGAGAAGAGGCGGAAGGGGGCGGGGCATGA
- a CDS encoding Uma2 family endonuclease, producing the protein MKRMKFGTRVEVAERMTAEEFLELAPEDRKAELIDGVMIMPSPALDIHERLFGFLFRLISEYVEMYDLGEVRGSRTPVVLASDQVYEPDILFVARERVGLITERGGDGGAGPGGGDPVPGDGGI; encoded by the coding sequence ATGAAGAGGATGAAGTTCGGCACGCGGGTGGAGGTGGCGGAGCGGATGACCGCGGAGGAGTTCCTGGAGCTGGCCCCGGAGGATCGCAAGGCGGAGCTCATCGATGGGGTGATGATCATGCCTTCACCGGCCCTGGACATCCACGAGCGGCTGTTCGGCTTCCTGTTCCGCTTGATCAGCGAATATGTGGAGATGTATGATCTGGGGGAGGTGCGGGGATCGCGGACGCCGGTCGTTTTGGCGTCGGACCAGGTGTATGAGCCGGACATCTTGTTTGTGGCCCGGGAGCGGGTGGGTTTGATCACCGAGCGGGGGGGTGATGGGGGCGCCGGACCTGGTGGTGGAGATCCTGTCCCGGGCGACGGTGGCATATGA
- a CDS encoding Uma2 family endonuclease translates to MGAPDLVVEILSRATVAYDRGPKLRGYERAGVREVWLIDPYGPAGTEFYQLEGGQFVPARVEGGVLRSAAIPVFALRAEWLWPEGRFIPVREALAWMEAQGGPSAAA, encoded by the coding sequence ATGGGGGCGCCGGACCTGGTGGTGGAGATCCTGTCCCGGGCGACGGTGGCATATGATCGGGGGCCGAAGTTGCGGGGGTATGAGCGGGCGGGGGTGCGGGAGGTATGGTTGATTGACCCCTATGGGCCGGCGGGGACGGAGTTTTACCAGCTGGAAGGGGGGCAGTTCGTGCCGGCCCGGGTGGAGGGCGGGGTGTTGCGGAGCGCGGCGATCCCGGTCTTTGCGTTGCGGGCCGAGTGGCTGTGGCCGGAGGGGCGGTTCATCCCGGTCCGGGAGGCCCTGGCCTGGATGGAAGCCCAGGGTGGGCCTTCCGCGGCCGCCTAA
- a CDS encoding metal-dependent hydrolase — MTVMAHAAAGVVAAYVIQRAAHQPFHLGVAGLAALLSGLPDLDLLWGWWRRRRAGGEGHNPHHALWTHTPLFWGIWGLCLAWAFHLPVALVLGLAFVHLALDSLGTDDGIMWLWPWRRRQYALWPRDLHAPGVRGLAFYRRYYRQPLFLALELSLLVLAGAIVAHELVSIP, encoded by the coding sequence ATGACCGTGATGGCCCATGCGGCGGCCGGCGTGGTGGCCGCGTATGTCATCCAGCGCGCCGCCCATCAGCCCTTCCACCTGGGCGTGGCGGGTCTGGCGGCCCTGCTCAGCGGGCTGCCCGACCTGGATCTCCTGTGGGGCTGGTGGCGCCGGCGTCGGGCCGGGGGCGAAGGCCATAATCCCCACCACGCCCTCTGGACCCACACGCCATTGTTCTGGGGGATCTGGGGTCTTTGCCTGGCCTGGGCTTTCCACCTGCCGGTCGCCCTGGTGCTCGGGCTGGCTTTTGTGCACTTGGCGCTGGACAGCCTGGGGACCGACGATGGGATCATGTGGTTGTGGCCATGGCGGCGGCGGCAGTACGCCCTCTGGCCTCGGGACCTCCACGCCCCCGGGGTGCGGGGGCTGGCCTTCTATCGCCGCTATTACCGGCAGCCTCTTTTCCTTGCGCTGGAGCTCTCCTTGCTGGTGCTGGCCGGGGCCATCGTGGCCCATGAGCTGGTCTCCATACCCTGA
- a CDS encoding branched-chain amino acid transaminase, producing the protein MALRSDWIWWNGRLVPWDQATVHVTAHALHYGTSVFEGIRAYETPQGPAIFRLRPHLARLFFSARLLRIEIPYTEEQLAEAVVETVRANGHASCYIRPLVFRGAGVLGVDGRSCPVEVVIITFEWGKYLGQEALEKGVDVIVSSWRRMAPDTFPALGKIGGQYVNSQFAAMEAHDLGYAEAIMLDAYGYVAEGSGENLFLVKDGVIYTPPLHNSILLGVTRDAVLTLAREQGLEVREQPIPREWLYAADEIFMTGTAAEITPVRSVDRIRIGCGEPGPITRRLQERFFAIVTGQAPDLYGWLTVVDRKG; encoded by the coding sequence ATGGCGCTGAGAAGCGACTGGATCTGGTGGAACGGGCGGCTGGTCCCATGGGATCAGGCCACCGTCCACGTGACGGCGCACGCCCTCCACTACGGGACCAGCGTCTTCGAGGGGATCCGGGCGTATGAGACGCCGCAGGGGCCGGCCATCTTCCGGCTGCGGCCCCATCTGGCCCGCCTGTTCTTCTCCGCCCGGCTCCTGCGCATCGAGATCCCTTACACGGAGGAGCAGCTGGCCGAGGCGGTGGTGGAGACGGTGCGCGCCAACGGCCACGCCTCCTGCTACATCCGCCCCCTGGTCTTTCGGGGAGCGGGCGTCCTGGGGGTCGACGGCCGCTCCTGCCCGGTGGAGGTGGTGATCATCACTTTCGAGTGGGGAAAGTATCTGGGCCAGGAGGCCCTGGAGAAGGGCGTGGACGTCATCGTCTCCTCCTGGCGGCGCATGGCACCGGATACCTTCCCTGCTCTGGGGAAGATCGGGGGCCAGTATGTGAACTCGCAGTTCGCCGCCATGGAGGCCCATGACCTGGGCTATGCCGAGGCGATCATGCTGGATGCCTACGGCTACGTGGCCGAGGGGAGCGGGGAGAACCTCTTCCTGGTGAAGGACGGGGTGATCTACACGCCGCCCCTCCACAACTCGATCCTGCTCGGGGTCACCCGCGACGCCGTGCTCACCCTGGCCCGGGAGCAGGGCCTGGAGGTCCGGGAGCAACCCATCCCCCGGGAGTGGCTCTACGCCGCCGATGAGATCTTCATGACCGGGACGGCGGCGGAGATCACCCCCGTGCGATCGGTGGACCGCATTCGCATCGGCTGCGGGGAGCCGGGGCCGATCACCCGGCGGCTGCAGGAGCGCTTCTTCGCCATCGTGACCGGCCAGGCGCCGGATCTTTATGGATGGCTGACGGTGGTGGATCGGAAAGGATGA